The Prosthecobacter vanneervenii genome has a segment encoding these proteins:
- a CDS encoding SDR family oxidoreductase, protein MSSSLFSISGKTILLTGGAGLYGRGLAAMLAETGATLILASRDVSKLKIVAEEETAKGHRVFAESLDQGDEASVISLHERISAQHGALHGLVNNAVLRPMKGANGAVEQFAESMRVNATGVMLMHRHFGKTMAEAGRGSIVNIGSIQGMIGPSYELYTGTNMGDMPPDYFFHKGGMENLTRFYAALYGPHGVRVNNLAPGGFFNNQPEPFLQRYCEHTMLGRMADETDLGGAVIFLLSDASRYITGVNLPVDGGYTAK, encoded by the coding sequence ATGTCTTCCTCTCTCTTCTCCATCTCCGGCAAAACCATCCTCCTCACTGGCGGCGCGGGGCTGTATGGCCGCGGTCTGGCAGCCATGTTGGCAGAAACGGGCGCCACGCTGATCCTAGCCTCGCGTGATGTTTCCAAGCTGAAGATTGTGGCGGAGGAAGAGACAGCGAAGGGGCACCGCGTCTTTGCGGAATCGCTGGACCAGGGAGACGAGGCCTCGGTGATCTCGCTGCATGAGCGCATCTCAGCGCAGCATGGAGCGCTGCATGGGCTGGTGAACAACGCGGTGCTGCGCCCGATGAAGGGAGCGAATGGCGCGGTGGAGCAGTTTGCGGAGTCGATGCGCGTGAATGCCACTGGCGTGATGCTCATGCACCGGCACTTTGGCAAAACGATGGCCGAAGCAGGGCGCGGCAGCATCGTGAACATTGGCAGCATCCAAGGCATGATCGGCCCCAGCTACGAGCTCTACACCGGCACCAACATGGGCGACATGCCGCCGGACTACTTCTTCCACAAAGGCGGGATGGAAAACCTCACGCGCTTCTACGCCGCGCTCTACGGCCCCCATGGTGTGCGGGTGAACAACCTGGCTCCGGGTGGCTTCTTCAACAACCAGCCCGAGCCCTTCCTGCAGCGCTACTGCGAGCACACCATGCTCGGTCGCATGGCGGACGAGACGGACCTCGGCGGCGCGGTGATCTTCCTCCTCAGCGATGCATCCCGCTACATCACCGGGGTGAACCTGCCGGTGGACGGCGGCTACACAGCAAAGTGA
- a CDS encoding DUF1592 domain-containing protein — MLRRLLFASLALPCLLPAAERGQDAYTNRILPLLQKYCYDCHGDGTDKGDFALDEYPEYGKLIADKVLWDHARQQLVTHVMPPEKKEKPPLNERDEIVAWIDDTVFWFDPKKIDPGHITYRRLNRTEYNNTIRDLLLVDMKPANEFPPDDTGYGYDNIGDVLSISPLLMEKYIRAANAVADKALDTSDVERLDLELGAKKFWNQKGETKEWDGVRWFHSNADAATKFTAPAYGNYQLKFHLSATQAGPDAAKVMLKVDDKELGTFDVTARYNGDKGPWQVIQQQVTLKSGEHKIVVRFLNDFADPQNPDPDKRDRNLALDKIEVEGPDGLLPPRGTRLVQWLLDGKPAGLPALKLTGEDFENGQGNASRDTGTIELAMNGYVKHHVDLSLPGKYRLGIKAGAQQAGGEPAKFDVRIGGKNAGSFSITAKNQTPQWFGTEVELPAGKHEIQVWFLNDFYDEKTHQDRNFWLHQLTVEGPMGQPSGIAAADMHAMVDKLGQRLFRRPLRDAEKAKWHGIADLGIQEKLEPLDALGYVLRGMLVSPGFLYRGSPTPVGPVQDGVALIDEYSLASRLSYFLWSSPPDDKLLQLAAKGELRKNMAAEVKRMLADYRAWSLTEDFAGQWLQLRDMDIVNVDERRFPEWKGGMAYAMKKESQMFFDNILRNNLDVIAFLNADYTFLNEKLARYYGIQGVKGDKYQKVSLQGTPRGGVLTQGSILTLTSTPTRTSPVKRGKFLLENILGTPPPPAPGGVAPLDERKQQFGKMTLRQQFAEHRSNASCAGCHAYLDPMGFAFENYDAIGLWRDEEKKQPIDASGSLVRGQTFANLAELRTVLVRDLGDQFVKNLADNLLIYALGRGLEYSDKPTTEEILRKSKAAGNRMQDLILAVCESVPFQKMKAAPQTVGK; from the coding sequence ATGCTACGCAGACTCCTCTTCGCGTCCCTCGCCCTCCCTTGCCTGCTGCCTGCCGCTGAGCGCGGCCAGGATGCCTACACCAATCGCATCCTGCCCCTGCTGCAAAAATACTGCTACGACTGCCACGGCGACGGCACGGACAAGGGTGACTTTGCGCTGGATGAGTACCCGGAATACGGCAAGCTGATTGCCGACAAGGTGCTGTGGGATCATGCACGGCAGCAGCTGGTGACGCACGTGATGCCACCAGAGAAAAAGGAGAAGCCACCGCTCAATGAGCGCGATGAGATCGTGGCATGGATCGACGACACGGTGTTCTGGTTTGACCCCAAGAAGATCGACCCGGGGCACATCACCTACCGCCGCCTGAACCGCACGGAGTACAACAACACCATCCGCGACCTGCTGTTGGTGGATATGAAGCCCGCCAATGAGTTCCCGCCGGACGATACCGGCTACGGCTATGACAACATCGGCGATGTGCTGAGCATCTCCCCGCTGCTGATGGAAAAGTACATCCGCGCTGCGAACGCAGTGGCCGACAAGGCGCTGGACACCTCCGACGTGGAGCGTCTGGATCTGGAACTGGGAGCCAAGAAATTCTGGAACCAGAAGGGCGAAACCAAGGAATGGGATGGCGTACGCTGGTTTCATAGCAACGCGGATGCCGCCACGAAATTCACCGCGCCTGCGTATGGCAACTACCAGCTGAAGTTTCACCTGTCCGCCACGCAAGCCGGGCCTGATGCGGCCAAGGTGATGCTGAAAGTGGATGACAAGGAGCTGGGCACCTTTGATGTGACGGCACGCTACAATGGCGACAAGGGCCCGTGGCAGGTGATCCAGCAGCAGGTCACGCTCAAGAGCGGCGAGCACAAGATCGTGGTGCGATTTTTGAACGACTTCGCCGATCCGCAAAATCCTGATCCGGACAAGCGCGACCGCAATCTGGCGCTGGACAAGATCGAGGTGGAAGGTCCCGACGGCCTGCTTCCGCCTCGTGGTACACGCCTGGTGCAGTGGCTGCTGGACGGCAAGCCTGCCGGGCTGCCAGCGCTGAAGCTCACAGGAGAGGACTTTGAAAACGGCCAGGGGAATGCCAGCCGCGACACCGGCACCATCGAACTGGCCATGAACGGCTATGTGAAGCATCACGTCGATCTTTCCCTTCCAGGCAAGTACCGCCTCGGCATCAAGGCCGGGGCGCAGCAAGCCGGTGGCGAGCCCGCGAAGTTTGACGTGCGCATCGGCGGCAAAAATGCAGGCTCCTTTTCCATCACTGCCAAAAACCAGACGCCGCAGTGGTTTGGCACCGAGGTGGAACTGCCTGCGGGCAAGCATGAGATCCAGGTGTGGTTCCTAAATGATTTCTACGACGAGAAAACCCACCAGGACCGCAACTTCTGGCTGCACCAGCTCACTGTGGAGGGTCCGATGGGCCAGCCCAGCGGCATCGCTGCGGCCGACATGCACGCCATGGTGGACAAGCTGGGGCAGCGCCTCTTCCGCCGCCCGCTGCGCGATGCGGAGAAGGCCAAATGGCATGGCATTGCCGACCTCGGCATCCAAGAGAAGCTGGAGCCGCTGGATGCACTGGGTTACGTGCTGCGCGGCATGCTGGTATCTCCTGGCTTCCTCTATCGCGGCTCCCCCACTCCGGTGGGGCCCGTGCAGGATGGCGTGGCGCTGATCGATGAATACAGCCTGGCCTCCCGTCTTTCCTACTTCCTGTGGTCGTCACCGCCGGATGACAAGCTGCTGCAACTGGCCGCCAAAGGCGAGCTGCGCAAGAACATGGCCGCCGAGGTGAAGCGCATGCTGGCCGACTACCGTGCCTGGAGCCTCACAGAAGACTTTGCCGGCCAGTGGCTGCAACTGCGTGACATGGACATCGTGAATGTGGACGAGCGGCGCTTTCCTGAATGGAAGGGCGGCATGGCCTACGCGATGAAAAAGGAGTCACAGATGTTCTTCGACAACATTCTGCGGAACAACCTGGACGTGATCGCCTTTTTGAATGCGGACTACACCTTCCTCAATGAGAAGCTGGCGCGCTACTACGGCATCCAGGGCGTGAAGGGAGACAAATACCAGAAGGTGTCCCTTCAGGGCACACCACGCGGCGGTGTGCTGACACAGGGCAGCATCCTCACGCTGACCTCCACGCCCACGCGCACCTCACCGGTGAAGCGCGGCAAGTTCCTTCTGGAAAACATCCTGGGCACCCCGCCCCCACCCGCCCCAGGCGGTGTAGCGCCGCTGGATGAGCGGAAGCAGCAGTTTGGAAAGATGACACTGCGCCAGCAGTTTGCCGAGCACCGCAGCAATGCCTCCTGCGCCGGATGCCATGCCTATCTGGACCCGATGGGCTTTGCCTTTGAAAACTACGATGCCATCGGCCTCTGGCGCGATGAGGAGAAGAAGCAACCCATCGATGCCTCGGGCTCGCTGGTGCGCGGGCAGACCTTTGCCAACCTGGCCGAGCTGCGCACGGTGCTGGTGCGGGATCTGGGCGACCAGTTTGTGAAAAATCTGGCCGACAACCTCCTCATCTATGCGCTGGGCCGTGGCCTGGAATACTCCGACAAGCCGACCACCGAGGAGATCCTGCGCAAGTCCAAGGCCGCGGGCAACCGCATGCAGGACCTCATCCTGGCTGTGTGTGAAAGCGTGCCTTTCCAGAAGATGAAAGCGGCCCCGCAGACAGTAGGCAAATAG
- a CDS encoding HpcH/HpaI aldolase family protein: MKLRPSRILRELRAGQNSTVLKLNLGDPRIVELAGLSGASAVWLCNEHVPNDWLNLEHQVRAAKLYDMDTIVRVNKGGYSEYVKPFECDATGIMVPHVTSADEARNVVDMVRCQPLGHKALDAGNMDGLFCQVPLADYAHHCNTEKFIILQIESPEALEVVEEIAAVPGFDMLLFGAGDFSHRIGKLGQATHPEVVAARKRVAAAALKHGKYPAVASLYGQKEEVLAEGTRVFTLGADVIELGNAFKKLVGDFGGSAAASGSDSIYKSK, translated from the coding sequence ATGAAACTCCGCCCCTCACGAATCCTACGCGAACTCCGTGCCGGTCAGAACAGCACCGTGCTCAAGCTGAACCTGGGAGATCCCCGCATCGTGGAGCTGGCCGGGCTCAGCGGTGCCAGCGCGGTGTGGCTGTGCAATGAGCATGTGCCCAATGACTGGCTGAATCTGGAGCACCAGGTGCGCGCCGCCAAGCTCTATGACATGGACACCATCGTGCGTGTGAACAAAGGCGGCTACAGCGAATATGTGAAGCCTTTTGAGTGCGATGCCACGGGCATCATGGTACCGCATGTGACGAGCGCGGACGAGGCGCGAAACGTGGTCGATATGGTGCGCTGCCAGCCACTGGGCCACAAGGCGCTGGATGCCGGAAATATGGACGGTCTTTTCTGCCAGGTGCCGCTGGCGGACTACGCGCACCACTGCAATACCGAAAAGTTCATCATCCTGCAGATCGAGAGTCCAGAAGCACTGGAGGTGGTGGAGGAGATCGCGGCGGTGCCGGGATTCGACATGCTGCTGTTTGGTGCTGGAGATTTCAGCCACCGCATTGGCAAGCTTGGGCAGGCCACACACCCCGAGGTGGTGGCCGCACGCAAGCGCGTGGCAGCCGCTGCTCTGAAACATGGCAAATACCCCGCCGTGGCATCGCTCTACGGCCAGAAGGAGGAGGTGCTGGCCGAGGGCACGCGTGTCTTCACGCTGGGTGCCGATGTGATCGAGCTGGGCAATGCCTTCAAGAAGCTCGTCGGTGATTTTGGCGGCAGTGCTGCGGCCAGCGGCAGTGATTCAATCTACAAATCCAAGTAA
- a CDS encoding SDR family NAD(P)-dependent oxidoreductase — MNQIDLKDRVAIVTGGARGIGYAIAERMLRSGASVCLWDIDATALDAAKAELSALGQAHTATVDLTSISSVESAAASTLGAFGKIDILVNNAGIAGTNAKTWETDPAEWQRVMAINLNGPFHCCHAVVPHMLKNGYGRIVNIASIAGKEGNPNAAHYSASKAGVVALTKSLGKELATSNIIVNAVTPAVIETDILKQLTQQHIDYMLSKIPMNRFGKKEEAAALVAWLSSEDCSFTTGAVFDLSGGRATY; from the coding sequence ATGAATCAAATCGACCTCAAGGACAGAGTGGCCATCGTCACCGGCGGTGCGCGCGGAATCGGGTATGCCATCGCAGAGCGCATGCTGCGCTCGGGTGCCAGTGTGTGCCTGTGGGACATCGATGCCACCGCGCTCGATGCAGCCAAAGCTGAGCTATCCGCACTCGGCCAAGCGCACACCGCCACCGTGGACCTGACAAGCATCTCCTCCGTGGAAAGCGCCGCTGCATCGACTCTGGGTGCCTTTGGCAAGATAGACATCCTCGTGAACAACGCAGGTATCGCAGGCACCAATGCGAAGACTTGGGAAACTGATCCCGCTGAATGGCAGCGCGTCATGGCAATCAACCTGAACGGCCCCTTCCACTGCTGCCATGCCGTGGTGCCCCACATGCTGAAAAACGGCTATGGCCGCATCGTCAATATCGCCTCCATCGCCGGCAAGGAGGGTAATCCCAACGCCGCCCACTACAGCGCCTCCAAGGCGGGCGTGGTCGCCCTGACCAAGTCTCTCGGCAAGGAGCTGGCCACCAGCAACATCATCGTCAATGCGGTGACGCCCGCCGTGATCGAAACGGATATCCTGAAGCAGCTCACGCAGCAGCACATCGATTACATGCTCTCCAAGATCCCGATGAATCGATTCGGGAAAAAGGAAGAAGCTGCCGCTCTTGTGGCTTGGCTTAGCTCGGAGGACTGCTCCTTCACCACCGGTGCCGTCTTTGATTTGTCCGGTGGCCGCGCCACCTATTGA
- a CDS encoding Gfo/Idh/MocA family protein, protein MNPEGKELRLAMLGMIEGNGHPYSWSAIINGFNPEAMAQCPYPAILSYLGKQRVEDVRVPGARVTHLWTDDAADAPKVAAASLIAHTVAKPEDVIGQVDAVIISTDDGDDHIRRVRPFIEAGLPVFVDKPMATNIADLRQFVQWHEAGSTILSTSGMRYAPEMRLNTEQQELVGDMRWITSFTCKTWERYGIHALEAVEPLLGPGFLTVQAHSDAGGDVMHLTHRCGVRVTIGALHDAYGSFGAVHLYGTKGQLPLRLTDTYSAFRGQLVAFIDMLRTGARPLPFEETVELMAVIIAGRRSREQNGAAIHISDILSETHS, encoded by the coding sequence ATGAACCCCGAAGGCAAAGAACTACGCCTGGCCATGCTGGGCATGATCGAGGGAAACGGCCACCCGTATTCTTGGAGCGCCATCATCAATGGCTTCAATCCGGAAGCGATGGCGCAGTGCCCCTACCCCGCCATCCTCAGCTACCTGGGCAAGCAGCGTGTGGAAGACGTTCGGGTGCCCGGCGCGCGTGTGACGCACCTGTGGACAGATGATGCCGCTGATGCGCCGAAGGTGGCGGCAGCGAGCCTGATAGCGCACACGGTGGCAAAGCCAGAAGACGTGATCGGTCAGGTGGATGCGGTGATCATTTCCACCGATGATGGCGACGACCACATCCGCCGCGTGCGCCCTTTCATCGAGGCGGGGCTGCCGGTCTTTGTCGATAAACCGATGGCGACGAACATCGCCGACCTGCGGCAGTTTGTGCAGTGGCACGAGGCCGGGTCCACCATCCTCTCCACCAGCGGCATGCGCTATGCGCCTGAGATGCGGCTGAATACGGAGCAGCAGGAGCTGGTGGGAGATATGCGGTGGATCACCAGCTTTACCTGCAAGACGTGGGAGCGCTACGGCATCCATGCACTGGAGGCGGTGGAACCGCTGCTGGGGCCGGGCTTTCTTACTGTGCAGGCGCACAGCGATGCTGGTGGCGATGTGATGCACCTGACACACCGCTGCGGTGTGCGTGTGACCATCGGTGCGCTGCACGATGCGTATGGCAGCTTTGGCGCAGTACATCTGTATGGCACCAAAGGCCAGCTGCCGCTGCGTCTTACCGATACCTACAGCGCCTTTCGCGGTCAGCTCGTGGCCTTCATCGACATGCTGCGCACGGGGGCACGCCCCCTGCCCTTTGAGGAAACGGTGGAGCTGATGGCGGTGATCATTGCAGGCAGGCGCAGCCGTGAGCAAAATGGGGCGGCCATCCACATCTCAGACATCCTTTCCGAAACTCATTCATGA
- a CDS encoding N,N-dimethylformamidase beta subunit family domain-containing protein, whose protein sequence is MSLITAENSKPGSTDWQLTRMRLDKNEGIRTSFIEGYCSRQSVKAGETLDIFVSTKPASRFKLEVFRSGYYGRRGARLMGEYGPFEGKEQIVPEIGGRRLRECRWDKTTSITIPQDWLSGVYLGRLTTLPASPDEPYWQSYVVFIVKDDRKADILLQCSDNTWQAYNRWPDTFSLYDDGVHPGMVSPPGIDISFDRPYGKYRQIYENPQSVGSGEWLCFEFPMAYWLEQRGYDVTYCSNSDMVTPERGFKCKAWISGGHDEYWDVRQYHSAMAMRDAGVSLLFLSGNSVCWVSPFRDSSTGVPNRIITREAPYAGLARQQKFDELKKFEGHTTGPDEGLLMGAINVIPVNGGGDWICTQPEHWLFEGTGMKKGDSIPGMVGWEYHGDPAKIPGLEVVAGGTAWQSGVNPQQWTATIYPGPKNNFVFNAATIWWAQGLSKPPGHMPVWSHYSRPHGPDPRVQRITENLLRRAIGN, encoded by the coding sequence ATGTCCCTGATCACCGCCGAGAATTCCAAGCCTGGATCCACCGACTGGCAGCTTACGCGGATGCGCCTCGACAAAAACGAGGGCATCCGCACTTCCTTCATTGAGGGGTATTGCTCCAGGCAGTCGGTCAAAGCGGGCGAGACACTGGACATCTTCGTCAGCACCAAACCGGCTTCGCGCTTTAAGCTCGAAGTCTTCCGCTCGGGCTACTACGGTAGGCGCGGTGCGCGCCTGATGGGGGAATACGGCCCCTTTGAGGGCAAGGAACAGATCGTTCCGGAAATCGGCGGGCGGCGACTCCGCGAATGCCGCTGGGACAAGACCACCTCCATCACCATCCCGCAGGACTGGCTGAGCGGCGTGTATCTTGGCAGGCTGACCACGCTGCCGGCTTCTCCCGATGAGCCCTACTGGCAGAGCTACGTGGTCTTCATCGTCAAAGACGACCGCAAGGCCGACATCCTCCTGCAGTGCAGCGACAACACCTGGCAGGCCTACAATCGCTGGCCCGACACTTTCTCCCTCTACGATGACGGCGTGCATCCCGGCATGGTAAGCCCGCCGGGCATCGACATCAGCTTTGACCGCCCCTATGGCAAATACCGCCAGATCTATGAAAACCCGCAGTCCGTCGGCAGCGGCGAGTGGCTCTGCTTTGAGTTTCCCATGGCCTACTGGCTGGAGCAGAGGGGTTACGATGTGACCTACTGCTCCAACAGCGACATGGTCACTCCCGAGCGCGGTTTCAAGTGCAAGGCTTGGATCAGTGGGGGCCACGATGAATACTGGGATGTGCGTCAGTACCATAGCGCCATGGCCATGCGCGATGCCGGGGTCAGCCTCCTCTTTCTTTCCGGCAACTCCGTCTGCTGGGTCAGTCCTTTCCGCGATTCTTCCACCGGTGTGCCAAACCGCATCATCACGCGTGAAGCACCCTATGCCGGACTGGCGAGGCAGCAGAAATTCGATGAGCTCAAAAAGTTTGAAGGTCACACCACAGGCCCCGATGAAGGCCTGCTCATGGGCGCCATCAATGTCATTCCCGTGAACGGCGGCGGCGACTGGATCTGCACGCAGCCGGAGCACTGGCTCTTTGAAGGCACCGGCATGAAAAAAGGCGATAGCATCCCTGGGATGGTCGGGTGGGAGTATCACGGAGATCCCGCCAAGATCCCCGGGCTCGAAGTGGTCGCAGGCGGCACCGCCTGGCAGAGCGGCGTGAATCCCCAGCAGTGGACCGCCACGATCTATCCTGGGCCGAAGAACAACTTCGTCTTCAATGCCGCCACCATCTGGTGGGCCCAGGGGCTGAGCAAGCCCCCCGGCCACATGCCCGTTTGGAGCCACTACTCCCGCCCGCATGGCCCCGACCCGCGTGTACAGCGCATCACAGAGAATCTGCTGAGAAGGGCCATCGGAAACTGA
- a CDS encoding Gfo/Idh/MocA family protein, with the protein MHSILVIGCGSIGERHLRCFQQTGRCHVSVCDANAALLAEVSQRYDAPAFSTLQEALAAQRFDALVICTPAHTHLAIAREGAAHGAALLIEKPLSVTLDGLEETRAAIAKSGRFAAVAYVYHCFPWVVAAREFLHSGALGRPLQATVVAGQHFPTFRPAYRNIYYARHETGGGAIQDALTHLMNAMEWLIGPMTRLYCDASHQRLEGVTVEDTVNICARHGSVMASYAMTQFQAANETTLEVQCEVGSLKIESHAQRWGSMRLGETAWEWRSTAPLQRDDLFIAQANAFLDGMEGKPCTLCTFEEAAQTLRCNRAALESAATGMPITIS; encoded by the coding sequence ATGCATTCCATCCTGGTTATCGGCTGCGGCAGCATTGGCGAGCGGCACCTGCGCTGCTTTCAGCAGACAGGGCGCTGCCACGTGAGCGTGTGCGACGCCAACGCGGCTCTGCTGGCAGAGGTGAGCCAGCGCTACGACGCGCCTGCCTTCAGCACACTGCAGGAGGCGCTGGCCGCTCAGAGGTTTGATGCGCTCGTCATCTGCACGCCTGCCCATACGCATCTGGCCATCGCCCGTGAAGGAGCAGCGCATGGTGCGGCGCTGCTGATCGAGAAGCCGCTTTCGGTGACGCTGGACGGTCTGGAGGAAACACGTGCAGCCATCGCCAAAAGCGGGCGCTTTGCCGCTGTGGCGTATGTTTACCACTGCTTTCCTTGGGTCGTGGCGGCGCGTGAATTTTTGCACAGCGGCGCGCTGGGCAGACCGCTGCAGGCCACGGTGGTGGCGGGGCAGCATTTCCCCACCTTTCGCCCGGCCTACCGGAACATCTACTATGCTCGGCACGAGACTGGCGGCGGTGCCATTCAGGACGCGCTGACCCATCTCATGAACGCCATGGAGTGGCTGATCGGCCCCATGACACGGCTGTACTGCGATGCCTCGCATCAGCGGCTGGAAGGCGTGACTGTGGAGGACACGGTGAACATCTGCGCCAGACACGGCAGCGTGATGGCCAGCTATGCCATGACGCAGTTTCAGGCGGCAAACGAGACCACGCTGGAAGTGCAGTGCGAAGTTGGGAGCCTCAAAATAGAATCCCATGCACAGCGCTGGGGCAGCATGCGTCTTGGAGAGACGGCCTGGGAGTGGCGCAGCACCGCGCCTCTGCAGCGGGATGATCTTTTCATCGCGCAGGCAAACGCCTTCCTCGACGGCATGGAGGGGAAACCGTGCACGCTGTGCACCTTTGAGGAAGCGGCGCAGACGCTGCGCTGCAACCGCGCCGCGCTGGAGTCCGCCGCCACTGGCATGCCAATCACGATTTCATGA